In Dromiciops gliroides isolate mDroGli1 chromosome X, mDroGli1.pri, whole genome shotgun sequence, the genomic window GATTTCCCCCCTTTAGTAGCCCCCTGTGATAAAATTGCCCTAACCAAAGCAGGTCAGCATCTGCTCTGCAATGTATGGTCTGATTGATGCCTGGGAGCCCTGAGACATTATGCAGGGTTACCCAACCAGGATGCTTCAGagacagggcttgaacccaggtctctgtgATTCAGGTCTAGGCTCTCTattgttatggggttaggactattaaagtttaaactggccagctgacAAGGGTTTTCTCTTagagaagacagacacaccttgaagcaagagagataagcccattaggcatggctgctgcctgagtggtgccAGGGGGACAGAGATAGGAGCCAGTTGGGGATCACCCCGGGTGATCATCcccagtaagggaactttccacagtcagatgatcatccaTCAGTCCCTACActatctgtcctctataaaagtatttgcctttctcctgctcggggagataggtatctcagagaatcatgtctctgtgcCATGATATCTCCCCATGACAAGAAATCCATgggcttctctcttggtttcctttctctagtgcccaaataaaagattattttattctaattggatttgtgtgtgagagggtgtaattttgggggggaggaacagggcaatgaaggttaagtgactcgcctagggtcacacagctagtacatatcaagtgtatgagactggatttgaactcaggccctccagaatccagagccagtgctttatccactgtgccacctagctgccccagagggtgtaattctttattttttaattatttttaattttgtggggggtgcaattctttaaagaggaatttctaaggacccccacaccaacCATTTCTCCCATAACATTATGAAGAGGGGAAACACACTGATAATACCTCCCATTCCTATGGGGCCTTAAGGTTTGGAAACTGCTTTCCTCACCATAATGCCATGGAGCTTGTAGTTGTTATTAACCTGATTTTACGAAGGAAATTGAGCTTCTGCTAGAAGAAGTGACAGGGTCTGTGGACATGCAGCTGGTTAGCAGTCTGTCTGTGGCTAGAGCCTGGAACCCAATGCCTCTCCTGAGCCCCAATCAATGGGCCCTACTTTGTCCAATAGACTTCTTGTTGAAGCAGGATTCCATGAAGTGACTGTCAACTCTCTCTTTACCCTTCTGCCCCCCATCCCCAGGCCTAGCCCCTAAAGTTCTAGGACTATCTCGAGGCTCCTCCAAGCCTCAGGGGAATATCACAACACCGTGGGTAGACCAATCACAGTCAACAGAATATGCAGGTAGTGtttgtgtattattattattgaagctTGGTCTTGCTTAGTAGTATTGAAGAAGGGTGGGGAATAGGGTGGCAAGAATTGCAAAGACAACAAAATATTAGAGTGGACAGAGGGcctggcctggggtcaggaagaaccaaattgaaatccagcctcagatacttattaactgtatgaccctgggcaagtcacttcacctgtctgcctcagtttcctaaactgtaaactgaggataataaaagGATAACATCTTTGTTGTAAGGATCGagtgaggtatttgtaaagtactaaggcacagtacctgacatacataaatgcttcttcccttccccgaAATGAAAGAGGCTGAGAATTCTTTTCCCCAacaaaacttggggggggggaggaactgCACATGCTGGGCTAGGGCTCAGTGGCCTCCAAGCCCCCTGCCAGCTCTAAGCAGCATCCATACAGAGGCTGTTCCACCCCCTTCTTATTGGGCCCAGGAGGGTTAGAGAGGAAGGCAGCATGTGTGAAGAGGCTTACCACAGGCAGCAAAAGCACAGCAATAGTAGGTGGCTAAGTGGGCACTGGACcaggaggcagaaagacctgggctcaaatactGCCTGTGGTTCCCTGTGGgaccttaggcaggtcacttaaacctactgggctcagttttctcaactataaaatagggatgatgacACTAGCACCTATctcaccaggttgttgtgagaactaAATGAGATAACTATGTTATCTCACTTCACaaacaatttgcaaaccttaaaagcactacataaatgctagcaattattaattattaatagttcctggctagctgtgtgaccctggcaagtcacttaaccctcattgccctgcaaaagaaaaacaaaagaaaaaacaaacagttcCTCTGCACTGACTGGTGCAGGATAGTTCCTCCCAGGATAGTTACTACAGAAGGAATCACCTTCTACTAGGGGGAGAACAGGACATAGGTTGCTAAACAGGGGTAATTATATCAAGCCCAGTGCTGAGGCATCTGGCCCTGAGTCAAAAATAAGTATCCCCAGCAAAACCCATCAACCTTAATAAACACCCTGCTGAGAagcctcccccacctccctcagGTGGAAATCATCCCTTTACCTCTAATTTGCTAGATAACCTGCATCAGTAGAAACAAGCGCAAGGCCCAGGTCGGGCTTCTGGATATCATAACCACCCAAGGATGGAGGCCTGGTGTCATTACCCACTTTAAAGaacctccccactccccaccccccacccccattctggtTCTGAACCAGTTCCCCTTCCAGAAGGTCCTGGTCTTACTGGGTCACAGTGACTCAAGGTCAGGATAAAGGTAATGATCACCAGCTGACCAGACCCCTGGGGTCTATTGGAATTCAAAGAACCATAAAAATCCACACTTTTTTGCTGCcaaaaatcaatatattttcaACACctgtaaaacaactctgaaagagcTCTATCTATCCTCGATATTTGTCAATACAAAACAACACATTTCTCCAGTCACCTTGATGTGCATTGGAATCAACACAGAAAACATCAGAACCCTTATTCAGTAATTACAGCCTGAGACGGCACGAGTGGAAAAAGAGCATGGGGACATTTCAAGAAGGGACAGCTAATGGGCCCCCCCTATCCTACCCAGACAGCCAACAACTATCAGACAACCAAAAAAGCCCACACTCTTCAAGCTGCCCCATGTCTGACACTATCAATCAAGGTCCTTGGTCACTGAATATTAACACAGGTCTCAAGTGTGGTACACAGCACTCCAAGAGCTAAATGTGTTCTGGCTCCTTAGAAGCCAATGTGGCCACCTGGACAGGACAAGTTCCTACATGGTTTCTATATCTGTAACATACGCTACTGAGACTCCTGTGAGCAAAGAACTTCCTCACAGGGAATTTAAGGGAACAGCAGTCCTGGGCCAAAGCGAGTACTCTAAGAATAGGGCACTGGGGCAAGACATGCCATGGCAATCACACACGGGCTAGGAGAGAAGGGCAGAGGGGGCCAAATCCTTACCCAATTTTTTGCTGGTAGTCATCGGAAGCCTCCTGGTAGTCGGTGGGTGCAGAAAACAGCAAGGAAGGATCGGTGGCCAGATACTTCAGGAAATCTTGCAGGTGGTGCTGCAGAACATCGAGGCTGTTGTCACTGAGGGAGGTGCAGGCTAGCATGGGACCCATCTGCGGGAAGAGGCGCAACAGGTGGGCGCCTCCGTAGATCTGGGACATGGGCGTGCTGGGGTACTTGGCCAGGATCTCGGAGTGCTGGGGTTTTTCGAAATCGTAGAGGAGCTGGTCGCTCAGCACCGCGTCGAAGTATTCTTGGAGACCAGCCATCAGCTCACAGACGCTCTGCTTCTTGGTGGCGGTGCCGTGGTTTTGTTGCAGGACTGCATACTCAGCCAAAATGGCCGCCACTGTCTTTTTGGCGGGAAGGGCGAAGAGCTTTTTCCCTAGGGTCACCAGCTCCCAGTCTTCCACTAGGAGAGGTTTCAGGGCCCTGGGAAGGTGGATCTGGGTTTCCTCCAGCCTGGTCAAGTATTCGCCTTCGGGATCTGCCGCGGCCTGCTGGCCTCCCCCGCGCCCCCGATAAAGCCCCCGCCCTCGCTTGCGCTTGCGGGGCCACTGCATCACTGCGCCCCACCAGGCGCTGCCGCCTTTGCCCAGATCGCCCTCCTCGTTAGCGCCGGTGGAGCTATCCGGACAATCCTCCACCTGCTCCCTCttggctgccagctggagggcggCGTCGCTGTCCTGCACGTGGGCAGCAGAATAGCGCAGCACGCGGCCCTCGGGAACCCATTCGTATTCCCAATCCCCGACCACAACGACAGGGAGGTGCCCCGCTCTGGCATCCTCCTTGGTCTCAGGGGGCTGCTGCGGGCCCGGGCCGCTGGTGTTGGGGCCCTCGCTGCCGCCGCCCTCACTGGGCGCCCAAAGGGGCATGGCGATTTCTAAGCTACTCTTGGTGCCGCTGcagctgctactgctactgctgctgctgctgctgctgccgctgcctccactgctgctgctgctgccgctgctattgctgctgctgctactgctgctgctgctgcatttGCTACCATGGCTATCACTGCTGCTGTTAGTGGTGCTGCTGCAACCACTGCAacagctgctgcagctgctgctgctactgctgctgctgctgctgctgaggcggcggcggcggcggctggggctgcggctggggctggggctgctgCCAGAGCCGCTGCTAGGGCTACCGGCCTTGGCCATCGGGCCACTTGGGGCTGGCTCTGGGCCTGGGGCGGGTTGGGGCTCCTGGGGGGGCGCCTCCGGGATGGCCGCGGCACCTTGCGCGGCATCGAGGTTC contains:
- the LOC122733887 gene encoding mortality factor 4-like protein 2, with protein sequence MPLWAPSEGGGSEGPNTSGPGPQQPPETKEDARAGHLPVVVVGDWEYEWVPEGRVLRYSAAHVQDSDAALQLAAKREQVEDCPDSSTGANEEGDLGKGGSAWWGAVMQWPRKRKRGRGLYRGRGGGQQAAADPEGEYLTRLEETQIHLPRALKPLLVEDWELVTLGKKLFALPAKKTVAAILAEYAVLQQNHGTATKKQSVCELMAGLQEYFDAVLSDQLLYDFEKPQHSEILAKYPSTPMSQIYGGAHLLRLFPQMGPMLACTSLSDNSLDVLQHHLQDFLKYLATDPSLLFSAPTDYQEASDDYQQKIG